A window of Corythoichthys intestinalis isolate RoL2023-P3 chromosome 14, ASM3026506v1, whole genome shotgun sequence contains these coding sequences:
- the LOC130930400 gene encoding integral membrane protein 2C-like: MVRLTFYPVSAEKDGKEDDGCVDIPDLAEQEEQKIDGFKSNAFALRHFCAVVVVLIVMVGVALGSILAYRFYFLSRILDGGTLFHCNVIYSDGLTRDRVEFSEAVRILLEHHSQFISVPVPNFGKGDPADIVHDFRMNLTAYWDKDLDNCYISQLDTAHVPPPENLLDLFNKVDTGMYFPHNYMVKEEMVVTSRAKKVQSPIINEMCHNKDTYWLAKRANSASRTKRSKKDCHIIRHFENPYLIETSICNED, translated from the exons ATGGTCAGGCTCACCTTCTATCCGGTGTCTGCGGAGAAAGATGGCAAAGAGGATGATGGTTGCGTCGACATACCGGACCTC GCAGAGCAGGAAGAGCAAAAGATTGACGGCTTCAAGTCCAATGCCTTTGCGTTGCGGCACTTCTGCGCTGTGGTCGTTGTACTGATCGTCATGGTCGGAGTGGCGCTGGGATCCATCTTGGCCTACCGTTTCTACTTTCTCTCTAGG ATCCTGGACGGCGGGACCTTGTTCCACTGCAATGTGATTTACAGCGATGGCTTGACCAGGGACAGAGTGGAGTTTTCTGAGGCAGTGCGCATCTTACTAGAACATCATAGCCAGTTCATCTCTGTGCCTGTCCCCAATTTCGGAAAAGGCGACCCCGCCGACATCGTCCACGACTTCAGAATG AACCTGACTGCTTATTGGGACAAAGATTTGGACAATTGCTACATCTCCCAGCTGGACACAGCGCACGTGCCACCTCCTGAAAACCTTTTGGACCTATTCAACAAAGTCGAT ACCGGGATGTATTTCCCACATAACTACATGGTCAAAGAAGAGATGGTTGTGACCTCGCGTGCAAAAAAGGTCCAGAGCCCCATTATCAATGAGATGTGCCACAACAAGGACACCTACTGGCTGGCTAAACGTGCAAACTCTGCTTCTC GTACGAAGCGCAGCAAAAAAGACTGCCACATCATACGCCACTTTGAGAACCCTTACCTTATCGAAACCAGCATCTGCAATGAGGATTAA